In Uranotaenia lowii strain MFRU-FL chromosome 2, ASM2978415v1, whole genome shotgun sequence, one genomic interval encodes:
- the LOC129743820 gene encoding tetratricopeptide repeat protein 14 homolog isoform X2 — protein MSSPLLDPSLVEKAIGFHGLPLQKIWDGERGEMDLTQLGIINPNFVVYQSRQKTFTFHDRAKRFKLHQFLSKKADQLYDKTLVVPVTKDRVTRTRPGEYQQYDQFMIPPIDAMMEIDTTEKINHFLETVRPGDVVYGLVLNKAPQGIIFKVLFSMGNTCCFVNTGQIKAYVGSNYLAQAFDRAGAPRNFAANDLVCCEVSDAKPDARKLVCTMQRTAISRAPDSIKYGLISPEDLPVPYTLAAVKEPKSYEHYLKKSVSFNDPRGLESLMKELGLSSTEFYTNMSSLKGKFPTQEYAGELRNAQASKWAFRSVAEGIEHFKEGRHAEAFQCLNKALSIDARNVEGLVARGALYANSGSFKKAVDDFETALKINATHANARKYLGETLVALGRSYEEETRFEDARKAYTDCLNIIPHHEEAQNSLDALKTKAFPKQIVAPNELELPALNIPKSSNHKQEPDTSKRDGSESRKDKKSSKKHEKKRKHKKRQSSSSESSSNSSDSSDSSSDSDSSSSSSSSSSDSSRSSAPKKRNKRSKSVKKQKSLSPLSKRMSAAMGNDIRGGNGPFSFGNQQTSGAADDYEQKVRKFLDMPRDEDDYEDKVRRFVAEATKYQKERKAQEEKTKKEKKKKEKKAKKESKKKRKSEDKKKSKKKDKEDVLNNDKLKEALKIFEKFPVLDELGSKLSQYYTKKDNPVAGPSGMATVLSSLLTKGSSKRELAKIEKNNEELKAKPQEAPKAKDGKWRMMFNKDERTKEPPPTKPFVPKQYAFANDSEEESASFPVQQTQPQQLQQKTNRRLANADDASKPPEPAGPPQRSRSRSRGRRDESSSQSRSPSTRRRSRSGSFRRRFSRSGSRSFSRSRSRSYSRSRSRSRSPERRRFVERRFFRGRGYYHNNRPYGRFMHRGGFMNRRGGFRDYHNYRDGYDHRGGYRPPFRHRFQRRFQRSFSRSNSKSPDRMDSPNNRDRSKSKERDSYRDRKNDKNKDGSVEVESSNVVYITDDVEGRWAEDKPSKDPPPPGAEDSSNDDIDSMLDKARKDKKEGLA, from the exons ATGTCGTCGCCGTTACTGGATCCCAGTTTGGTGGAGAAGGCTATTGGATTCCACGGATTGCCCCTGCAAAAAATTTGGGATGGCGAGCGTGGTGAAATGGATCTAACACAGCTCGGTATCATCAATCCGAATTTTGTCGTCTATCAGTCCAGGCAGAAAACATTTACCTTTCATGATCGCGCGAAGCGCTTCAAGTTGCACcaatttttgtcgaaaaaagcCGACCAGTTGTATGATAAAACACTGGTTGTGCCCGTAACTAAAGATCGGGTAACAAGAACACGGCCAGGAGAGTATCAACAGT ATGATCAATTCATGATACCGCCAATAGACGCGATGATGGAAATTGACAcgacagaaaaaataaatcactttCTAGAG ACAGTCAGACCAGGAGACGTTGTCTACGGTTTAGTATTAAACAAGGCACCGCAAGGAATCATTTTTAAGGTTCTTTTTTCCATGGGAAACACCTGCTGTTTCGTGAATACCGGTCAAATCAAG gcttacgttggctccaacTATTTAGCTCAAGCTTTTGATCGTGCCGGTGCACCCCGCAATTTTGCTGCCAACGATTTGGTTTGCTGTGAAGTTAGCGACGCCAAACCCGACGCCAGGAAGCTTGTCTGTACGATGCAACGTACGGCCATCAGTCGCGCCCCAGATTCGATCAAATACGGTCTGATTAGCCCAGAAGATTTGCCAGTGCCGTACAC CCTAGCAGCAGTCAAGGAGCCGAAATCATACGAACACTATCTTAAAAAGTCGGTTTCATTCAACGATCCTCGTGGTTTGGAGAGTTTGATGAAAGAACTTGGTCTCAGCAGTACCGAATTCTACACCAATATGTCCAGTCTGAAAGGGAAATTCCCGACACAGGAGTACGCAGGGGAACTGCGCAATGCTCAAGCAAGTAAATGGGCCTTCCG CTCTGTTGCTGAAGGTATCGAACACTTCAAAGAAGGTCGGCATGCGGAGGCATTCCAATGTCTCAACAAAGCTCTTAGCATCGATGCGCGTAACGTCGAAGGATTGGTTGCTCGTGGGGCCTTGTACGCTAACAGTGGTTCTTTCAAGAAGGCAGTGGACGATTTCGAAACGGCGCTAAAAATCAACGCAACACATGCTAACGCACGGAAATATTTAGGAGAAACACTTGTGGCTCTCGGGCGTAGCTATGAGGAGGAAACGCGCTTCGAGGATGCACGAAAGGCGTACACCGATTGTCTCAATATCATTCCACATCATGAGGAAGCTCAGAACTCTTTGGATGCCCTTAAAACGAAAGCATTTCCCAAGCAAATAGTGGCTCCAAACGAGCTCGAACTCCCAG CTCTCAATATTCCGAAATCAAGTAACCACAAACAGGAACCCGATACGTCTAAACGCGATGGTTCCGAGTCGCGAAAGGACAAAAAAAGCAGTAAAAAACACGAGAAAAAGCGCAAACACAAGAAGCGTCAGAGCAGTTCCAGTGAGTCCAGCTCGAATAGTTCCGATTCAAGTGATTCGAGCAGCGATTcggacagcagcagcagctcctCGTCGTCCAGCTCAG ATTCGTCACGATCGTCGGCTCCTAAGAAGCGCAACAAACGGAGCAAGAGCGTTAAGAAACAGAAATCCTTGTCCCCGCTCAGCAAACGTATGTCGGCCGCAATGGGCAACGACATCCGAGGAGGCAATGGGCCATTTTCGTTCGGGAATCAACAAACGTCCGGTGCAGCAGATGACTATGAGCAGAAGGTTCGTAAATTCCTCGATATGCCCCGCGATGAGGACGATTATGAGGACAAAGTTCGTCGCTTTGTAGCCGAAGCGACCAAATACCAGAAGGAGCGAAAGGCTCAGGAAGAAAAAACTAAGaaggagaaaaagaaaaaagaaaaaaaggctaAGAAAGAGAGTAAGAAGAAGCGCAAATCAGAAGACAAGAAAAAATCCAAGAAGAAGGATAAAGAAGATGTGCTGAACAACGATAAGCTTAAAGAAGCTTTAAA gattttcgAGAAATTCCCCGTTTTGGACGAGTTAGGCTCGAAGCTGTCGCAGTACTACACCAAGAAGGACAATCCTGTAGCCGGTCCCAGTGGAATGGCAACGGTGCTCTCCTCATTACTCACTAAAGGTAGTTCCAAAAGAGAGTTGGctaagatagaaaaaaataatgaagaactAAAAGCCAAACCTCAGGAAGCTCCAAAGGCGAAAGATGGCAAATGGCGCATGATGTTCAACAAAGACGAACGAACTAAAGAGCCCCCACCAACAAAACCCTTCGTTCCGAAACAATATGCTTTTGCCAATGATTCTGAAGAAGAAAGTGCATCATTTCCGGTACAACAAACTCAACCACAGCAGCTGCAGCAAAAAACTAATCGCAG gTTAGCAAACGCGGATGATGCCAGCAAACCACCGGAACCGGCAGGACCACCCCAGCGATCGCGGAGTCGTTCTAGGGGCCGTAGAGATGAAAGCTCCAGCCAATCACGTTCGCCGAGTACACGTAGACGATCTCGGTCAGGAAGCTTCCGGCGTCGATTCAGTCGATCAGGATCACGTTCGTTCAGTAGATCCCGTTCCCGATCGTACTCCAGAAGTCGATCTCGTTCTCGTAGTCCTGAGCGAAGGCGCTTTGTGGAGCGTAGATTCTTTCGCGGTCGTGGTTATTACCATAATAATCGACCATACGGAAGATTTATGCATCGCGGAGGGTTCATGAATCGACGTGGCGGTTTCCGAGATTACCATAACTATAGGGATGGTTATGATCACCGTGGAGGATATCGTCCTCCTTTCCGTCATCGGTTCCAAAGAAGATTCCAAAGGTCATTCAGCAGAAGCAACAGCAAATCCCCGGATCGAATGGACAGCCCCAACAATCGCGATAGGTCCAAGTCAAAAGAGCGCGATTCTTACAGAgacagaaaaaatgataaaaataaagatgGATCTGTGGAGGTAGAATCCTCCAATGTCGTTTATATAACGGATGATGTAGAAGGGCGTTGGGCTGAAGACAAGCCTAGCAAGGATCCACCTCCTCCAGGGGCCGAAGACTCTTCTAACGATGATATAGATAGTATGCTGGATAAGGCTCGGAAGGATAAAAAAGAAGGACTAGCTTAG
- the LOC129743820 gene encoding tetratricopeptide repeat protein 14 isoform X1, which translates to MSSPLLDPSLVEKAIGFHGLPLQKIWDGERGEMDLTQLGIINPNFVVYQSRQKTFTFHDRAKRFKLHQFLSKKADQLYDKTLVVPVTKDRVTRTRPGEYQQYDQFMIPPIDAMMEIDTTEKINHFLETVRPGDVVYGLVLNKAPQGIIFKVLFSMGNTCCFVNTGQIKAYVGSNYLAQAFDRAGAPRNFAANDLVCCEVSDAKPDARKLVCTMQRTAISRAPDSIKYGLISPEDLPVPYTLAAVKEPKSYEHYLKKSVSFNDPRGLESLMKELGLSSTEFYTNMSSLKGKFPTQEYAGELRNAQASKWAFRSVAEGIEHFKEGRHAEAFQCLNKALSIDARNVEGLVARGALYANSGSFKKAVDDFETALKINATHANARKYLGETLVALGRSYEEETRFEDARKAYTDCLNIIPHHEEAQNSLDALKTKAFPKQIVAPNELELPALNIPKSSNHKQEPDTSKRDGSESRKDKKSSKKHEKKRKHKKRQSSSSESSSNSSDSSDSSSDSDSSSSSSSSSSDSSRSSAPKKRNKRSKSVKKQKSLSPLSKRMSAAMGNDIRGGNGPFSFGNQQTSGAADDYEQKVRKFLDMPRDEDDYEDKVRRFVAEATKYQKERKAQEEKTKKEKKKKEKKAKKESKKKRKSEDKKKSKKKDKEDVLNNDKLKEALKIFEKFPVLDELGSKLSQYYTKKDNPVAGPSGMATVLSSLLTKGSSKRELAKIEKNNEELKAKPQEAPKAKDGKWRMMFNKDERTKEPPPTKPFVPKQYAFANDSEEESASFPVQQTQPQQLQQKTNRRYDEDKVRKRPHSPEKSKPTVSQMAPVKSGPVVLDKFGNFRLANADDASKPPEPAGPPQRSRSRSRGRRDESSSQSRSPSTRRRSRSGSFRRRFSRSGSRSFSRSRSRSYSRSRSRSRSPERRRFVERRFFRGRGYYHNNRPYGRFMHRGGFMNRRGGFRDYHNYRDGYDHRGGYRPPFRHRFQRRFQRSFSRSNSKSPDRMDSPNNRDRSKSKERDSYRDRKNDKNKDGSVEVESSNVVYITDDVEGRWAEDKPSKDPPPPGAEDSSNDDIDSMLDKARKDKKEGLA; encoded by the exons ATGTCGTCGCCGTTACTGGATCCCAGTTTGGTGGAGAAGGCTATTGGATTCCACGGATTGCCCCTGCAAAAAATTTGGGATGGCGAGCGTGGTGAAATGGATCTAACACAGCTCGGTATCATCAATCCGAATTTTGTCGTCTATCAGTCCAGGCAGAAAACATTTACCTTTCATGATCGCGCGAAGCGCTTCAAGTTGCACcaatttttgtcgaaaaaagcCGACCAGTTGTATGATAAAACACTGGTTGTGCCCGTAACTAAAGATCGGGTAACAAGAACACGGCCAGGAGAGTATCAACAGT ATGATCAATTCATGATACCGCCAATAGACGCGATGATGGAAATTGACAcgacagaaaaaataaatcactttCTAGAG ACAGTCAGACCAGGAGACGTTGTCTACGGTTTAGTATTAAACAAGGCACCGCAAGGAATCATTTTTAAGGTTCTTTTTTCCATGGGAAACACCTGCTGTTTCGTGAATACCGGTCAAATCAAG gcttacgttggctccaacTATTTAGCTCAAGCTTTTGATCGTGCCGGTGCACCCCGCAATTTTGCTGCCAACGATTTGGTTTGCTGTGAAGTTAGCGACGCCAAACCCGACGCCAGGAAGCTTGTCTGTACGATGCAACGTACGGCCATCAGTCGCGCCCCAGATTCGATCAAATACGGTCTGATTAGCCCAGAAGATTTGCCAGTGCCGTACAC CCTAGCAGCAGTCAAGGAGCCGAAATCATACGAACACTATCTTAAAAAGTCGGTTTCATTCAACGATCCTCGTGGTTTGGAGAGTTTGATGAAAGAACTTGGTCTCAGCAGTACCGAATTCTACACCAATATGTCCAGTCTGAAAGGGAAATTCCCGACACAGGAGTACGCAGGGGAACTGCGCAATGCTCAAGCAAGTAAATGGGCCTTCCG CTCTGTTGCTGAAGGTATCGAACACTTCAAAGAAGGTCGGCATGCGGAGGCATTCCAATGTCTCAACAAAGCTCTTAGCATCGATGCGCGTAACGTCGAAGGATTGGTTGCTCGTGGGGCCTTGTACGCTAACAGTGGTTCTTTCAAGAAGGCAGTGGACGATTTCGAAACGGCGCTAAAAATCAACGCAACACATGCTAACGCACGGAAATATTTAGGAGAAACACTTGTGGCTCTCGGGCGTAGCTATGAGGAGGAAACGCGCTTCGAGGATGCACGAAAGGCGTACACCGATTGTCTCAATATCATTCCACATCATGAGGAAGCTCAGAACTCTTTGGATGCCCTTAAAACGAAAGCATTTCCCAAGCAAATAGTGGCTCCAAACGAGCTCGAACTCCCAG CTCTCAATATTCCGAAATCAAGTAACCACAAACAGGAACCCGATACGTCTAAACGCGATGGTTCCGAGTCGCGAAAGGACAAAAAAAGCAGTAAAAAACACGAGAAAAAGCGCAAACACAAGAAGCGTCAGAGCAGTTCCAGTGAGTCCAGCTCGAATAGTTCCGATTCAAGTGATTCGAGCAGCGATTcggacagcagcagcagctcctCGTCGTCCAGCTCAG ATTCGTCACGATCGTCGGCTCCTAAGAAGCGCAACAAACGGAGCAAGAGCGTTAAGAAACAGAAATCCTTGTCCCCGCTCAGCAAACGTATGTCGGCCGCAATGGGCAACGACATCCGAGGAGGCAATGGGCCATTTTCGTTCGGGAATCAACAAACGTCCGGTGCAGCAGATGACTATGAGCAGAAGGTTCGTAAATTCCTCGATATGCCCCGCGATGAGGACGATTATGAGGACAAAGTTCGTCGCTTTGTAGCCGAAGCGACCAAATACCAGAAGGAGCGAAAGGCTCAGGAAGAAAAAACTAAGaaggagaaaaagaaaaaagaaaaaaaggctaAGAAAGAGAGTAAGAAGAAGCGCAAATCAGAAGACAAGAAAAAATCCAAGAAGAAGGATAAAGAAGATGTGCTGAACAACGATAAGCTTAAAGAAGCTTTAAA gattttcgAGAAATTCCCCGTTTTGGACGAGTTAGGCTCGAAGCTGTCGCAGTACTACACCAAGAAGGACAATCCTGTAGCCGGTCCCAGTGGAATGGCAACGGTGCTCTCCTCATTACTCACTAAAGGTAGTTCCAAAAGAGAGTTGGctaagatagaaaaaaataatgaagaactAAAAGCCAAACCTCAGGAAGCTCCAAAGGCGAAAGATGGCAAATGGCGCATGATGTTCAACAAAGACGAACGAACTAAAGAGCCCCCACCAACAAAACCCTTCGTTCCGAAACAATATGCTTTTGCCAATGATTCTGAAGAAGAAAGTGCATCATTTCCGGTACAACAAACTCAACCACAGCAGCTGCAGCAAAAAACTAATCGCAGGTACGATGAGGATAAAGTTAGAAAACGGCCTCATAGCCCAGAAAAGTCAAAACCGACGGTATCGCAAATGGCTCCCGTCAAATCAGGTCCGGTTGTTTTggataaatttggaaatttcaggTTAGCAAACGCGGATGATGCCAGCAAACCACCGGAACCGGCAGGACCACCCCAGCGATCGCGGAGTCGTTCTAGGGGCCGTAGAGATGAAAGCTCCAGCCAATCACGTTCGCCGAGTACACGTAGACGATCTCGGTCAGGAAGCTTCCGGCGTCGATTCAGTCGATCAGGATCACGTTCGTTCAGTAGATCCCGTTCCCGATCGTACTCCAGAAGTCGATCTCGTTCTCGTAGTCCTGAGCGAAGGCGCTTTGTGGAGCGTAGATTCTTTCGCGGTCGTGGTTATTACCATAATAATCGACCATACGGAAGATTTATGCATCGCGGAGGGTTCATGAATCGACGTGGCGGTTTCCGAGATTACCATAACTATAGGGATGGTTATGATCACCGTGGAGGATATCGTCCTCCTTTCCGTCATCGGTTCCAAAGAAGATTCCAAAGGTCATTCAGCAGAAGCAACAGCAAATCCCCGGATCGAATGGACAGCCCCAACAATCGCGATAGGTCCAAGTCAAAAGAGCGCGATTCTTACAGAgacagaaaaaatgataaaaataaagatgGATCTGTGGAGGTAGAATCCTCCAATGTCGTTTATATAACGGATGATGTAGAAGGGCGTTGGGCTGAAGACAAGCCTAGCAAGGATCCACCTCCTCCAGGGGCCGAAGACTCTTCTAACGATGATATAGATAGTATGCTGGATAAGGCTCGGAAGGATAAAAAAGAAGGACTAGCTTAG